The proteins below come from a single Bacteroidia bacterium genomic window:
- a CDS encoding DUF3368 domain-containing protein has protein sequence MDKVIISDTSCLIALEGIDQLVLLKQIFQQVITTPEVEQEFGKELPDWISVLSVKDLQFQKELEKRLDLGEASAIALARQLENSILIIDEKKGRKIAKEYQISIIGTLKVLILGKKKGFIPTIKDPLKKLHKIGFRFSRAILEEILREADEN, from the coding sequence ATGGATAAGGTAATAATCTCTGATACAAGTTGTTTGATTGCATTAGAAGGGATTGATCAGCTTGTACTACTAAAACAAATTTTCCAACAAGTAATCACGACCCCAGAGGTTGAGCAAGAATTTGGCAAAGAATTGCCAGATTGGATAAGTGTTCTTTCTGTAAAAGATCTTCAATTCCAAAAAGAGCTAGAGAAAAGATTAGACTTGGGTGAAGCAAGTGCAATAGCATTGGCCCGACAGCTTGAAAATAGTATTCTGATTATAGATGAAAAGAAAGGCAGGAAAATCGCAAAAGAATACCAAATATCTATTATTGGAACACTCAAGGTATTGATATTAGGCAAAAAGAAAGGATTTATACCTACAATTAAAGATCCCTTGAAGAAGTTGCACAAAATTGGGTTTCGGTTTTCACGTGCGATCCTAGAGGAAATCTTAAGAGAAGCTGATGAAAATTAG
- a CDS encoding T9SS type A sorting domain-containing protein, which produces MRSVTFCRNAPATPGSDIDGEASEDASGFAVSFSNNGNRLAVTANTNDGNGNDAGHLRIFDWDGNNWLQLGDDIDGEFAGDRSGYSVSLSADGQRVAIGAPLNDGIANDAGHVRVYELPLMSTSIEPTASKGHIFEQISPNPALYKTELTFSLKIPGPVAIRLFDSMGKLISKKSYLAKQGINRLDWEVSQLTPGNYFFELNHQGETTFQKLIVR; this is translated from the coding sequence ATGCGTAGCGTAACTTTCTGTAGAAATGCCCCCGCTACCCCAGGTTCAGACATAGATGGGGAAGCCTCCGAAGATGCTTCTGGGTTTGCAGTATCTTTTTCCAATAACGGAAACCGATTGGCCGTTACTGCAAATACAAATGATGGAAACGGAAATGATGCAGGCCATCTTCGAATCTTTGATTGGGATGGAAACAACTGGTTACAACTAGGTGATGATATTGATGGGGAGTTTGCTGGCGATAGATCTGGTTATTCCGTTTCACTTTCAGCAGATGGTCAAAGAGTTGCCATTGGTGCTCCTTTGAATGATGGAATTGCAAATGATGCGGGCCATGTTCGGGTGTATGAACTTCCACTTATGAGTACATCCATCGAACCGACTGCTTCGAAGGGTCATATTTTTGAGCAAATTTCTCCAAACCCTGCCTTGTATAAAACAGAGCTTACCTTTTCTTTAAAAATACCAGGGCCTGTAGCAATCAGACTATTTGATAGTATGGGGAAATTGATTTCGAAGAAATCTTATTTAGCTAAACAGGGAATAAATCGACTAGATTGGGAAGTTTCACAATTAACTCCTGGGAATTACTTCTTTGAACTTAATCACCAAGGAGAAACTACATTTCAGAAATTAATAGTTAGGTAA
- a CDS encoding recombinase family protein translates to MLIGYARVSTDDQNLSLQKDALGQAGCEKIFEDHQSGATASRPGLDQALAYLRTGDTLVVWRLDRLSRSLKDLIEMVNTLEEKQIQLKSLQESMDTSSSTGKLIFHIFAALAEFERNLIRERTQAGLKAARARGRLGGRPFALSEKKRKVAINLYDKKEHTIAEICEMMEISKPTLYKYIRAHKANR, encoded by the coding sequence ATGCTTATAGGATATGCCAGAGTTTCTACAGATGATCAGAATCTTTCTCTGCAAAAGGACGCATTAGGGCAAGCAGGTTGTGAAAAGATTTTTGAAGATCATCAAAGTGGCGCTACTGCATCCAGACCAGGATTGGATCAGGCACTTGCATATCTTAGAACGGGAGATACCCTGGTAGTATGGAGGCTTGACAGACTCAGTAGGTCGCTCAAAGATTTGATTGAAATGGTAAATACCCTGGAGGAAAAACAGATCCAGTTAAAATCTTTGCAGGAATCAATGGATACCTCTTCCTCTACCGGGAAACTGATCTTTCACATTTTTGCTGCTCTGGCTGAATTTGAACGCAACCTTATCAGAGAAAGAACACAGGCTGGACTCAAAGCTGCAAGAGCCAGAGGAAGATTGGGGGGAAGGCCTTTTGCCCTGAGTGAAAAGAAGAGAAAAGTGGCTATAAACCTCTATGATAAAAAGGAACATACCATTGCCGAGATTTGTGAAATGATGGAGATTTCAAAACCCACTCTTTATAAATACATTAGGGCTCATAAAGCAAATAGGTGA
- a CDS encoding Tn3 family transposase: protein MSQKKSSHVSIHNYYLKTEQFSEEEMIRDWTLSEVDKAQLMSVQMNYQLFIALQLLAVKLYGRFLRDVNHLSPRISSYLCTQLGQPPSLFVEYPDRKATLSKYRKQILTHLGFQKFTKKVEAELIGWLKPLIHSGVLPDHLSEQAQQYLLEARVLLPGKTILDRLIHSTFQETQGQLFENIYHKLSPDLRKSIDALLEVDPDKQHSFFQQLKEYPPAAGIRSLKLYLSRYQKLSQIKFSPFENYALAPQWVEHFYKLAISYHAKDLKRFKKSKKYMLMLCFLLERKKMLTDYLIQMHEQYIAEILRQSKNSYQRSQRKLRRTYKKAVDMALFTTETLLDWPEEEEITTLDLWEKIDKQALSNCRIHLKLYKEMEEKGLGHILLRRYPSLRKYFAHYIDLPFKAALGSESILLALELLKKLDQGVLNQLPDETPLDFVPKELEKLLYDEKGTIKRNAWELSLAIILKDALRSGDIYLEESKNYVSFWNLMLSEQRWKELEPSTYSLMGQPEKKQVHQQTQKQFIQEIKKAQSAFPLDDFAKIEGGKLKLKKDDKAQIPDQITRLQKTLDASLPIIRIEKLLQEVDRHTRFTRHFIPEHPHNSRPKDFYTHLMATLISQATNLGVVAMSASMKHAPVDRLRHILSYYIREETLKAANAEIVNHHHKLPLSSIHGSGEISSSDAQRFGIRASSLLASYYPRYYGYYEKAIGIYTHVSDQYSVFNTKAISCGPREALYVLDGLLENNTILKPLKHTTDTAGYTEIIFALCHLLGYYFMPRIRDLKDQQLYRIDTDHELGVFSPLLSKKANPKLIEEQWSEMIRVARSLQLRTAPAHVVVQRLMNASPADNLAKAFTHFGRIIKTQYILRYISDPKLRRSVQLQLNKGEYRHNLPRKIFFANQGKFTTGDYTEIMNKASCLSLVSNAILYWNTQKIQRIVHKMRKNGQIIEDDVLKHISLLPYKHIIPNGTYFID, encoded by the coding sequence ATGTCCCAGAAAAAGTCCTCCCATGTGAGTATTCACAACTATTACCTTAAAACTGAGCAGTTCTCCGAAGAAGAAATGATTCGAGACTGGACACTCTCAGAGGTAGATAAAGCTCAACTCATGAGCGTTCAAATGAACTATCAGCTATTTATAGCCCTTCAACTATTGGCTGTAAAACTCTATGGCCGTTTTCTGAGAGATGTTAATCACCTCTCTCCCCGCATCAGTTCTTATCTTTGTACTCAGTTGGGGCAACCGCCCTCTCTATTTGTTGAATATCCAGATAGAAAAGCCACTCTTTCGAAATACAGAAAACAGATCCTGACTCACCTGGGCTTTCAAAAATTTACTAAAAAAGTAGAAGCGGAGCTGATAGGATGGCTCAAGCCCCTCATTCATTCAGGAGTTCTCCCAGATCATCTGTCTGAGCAAGCCCAGCAATATTTGCTTGAGGCCCGGGTTTTACTTCCCGGAAAGACGATATTAGATCGGCTTATCCACAGCACCTTTCAGGAAACCCAAGGTCAGCTTTTTGAAAATATCTACCACAAACTGAGTCCTGATTTAAGAAAAAGTATTGATGCTTTATTAGAAGTGGATCCAGACAAGCAGCATTCCTTTTTTCAACAGCTCAAAGAGTATCCTCCTGCTGCAGGTATCCGTTCTCTGAAGTTATATCTATCTCGTTATCAAAAACTATCCCAGATAAAGTTCAGTCCTTTTGAAAATTACGCATTAGCACCTCAATGGGTTGAACATTTTTATAAACTGGCCATTTCATATCATGCCAAGGATCTCAAACGATTTAAGAAAAGCAAAAAATACATGCTTATGCTGTGTTTTTTGCTAGAGAGGAAAAAGATGCTGACCGATTACCTCATTCAGATGCACGAGCAATATATCGCTGAGATACTCAGGCAGTCCAAGAACAGTTACCAGAGGAGCCAACGAAAACTAAGAAGAACCTATAAAAAAGCTGTAGACATGGCCCTTTTCACAACCGAGACCTTACTCGATTGGCCAGAGGAGGAAGAAATAACCACCCTAGATCTATGGGAGAAAATTGATAAGCAAGCCTTGAGCAATTGCCGTATCCATCTCAAACTCTATAAAGAGATGGAAGAAAAGGGTCTGGGACATATTCTCCTGCGCCGCTACCCAAGCCTGCGAAAATACTTTGCACACTATATAGATTTGCCTTTTAAAGCAGCACTAGGGAGTGAATCTATACTACTGGCTCTGGAGCTACTCAAAAAACTGGATCAAGGGGTCCTCAATCAATTACCGGATGAGACTCCCCTGGATTTTGTACCCAAAGAATTAGAAAAGCTACTTTATGATGAAAAGGGAACGATCAAACGAAATGCATGGGAGCTCTCCTTGGCCATTATCTTAAAGGATGCCCTCAGAAGCGGAGATATTTACCTGGAAGAGAGTAAAAACTATGTCTCATTCTGGAATCTGATGCTCAGTGAGCAAAGATGGAAGGAGCTTGAACCCAGTACCTACAGCTTAATGGGACAGCCAGAGAAAAAACAGGTGCATCAGCAAACTCAAAAGCAATTTATCCAGGAGATTAAGAAGGCTCAATCGGCTTTCCCATTAGATGATTTCGCTAAAATTGAAGGGGGAAAGCTCAAGCTAAAAAAAGATGATAAAGCCCAGATCCCTGATCAAATTACTCGTTTACAGAAAACCCTGGATGCATCCTTGCCTATCATTCGGATTGAAAAATTACTTCAAGAGGTTGATAGACATACCCGATTTACTCGTCATTTTATTCCTGAGCATCCGCATAATTCCAGGCCTAAAGATTTCTACACCCACTTAATGGCTACTCTCATATCGCAGGCCACAAATCTGGGAGTAGTTGCGATGAGTGCCAGCATGAAGCATGCTCCGGTAGATAGACTTCGCCATATCCTCAGCTATTATATCCGAGAAGAAACCCTCAAGGCAGCTAATGCTGAAATTGTCAACCATCATCACAAATTACCCTTAAGCTCTATTCATGGATCCGGAGAAATCTCATCTTCAGATGCCCAGAGGTTTGGTATTAGGGCATCAAGCTTACTGGCTTCCTATTATCCCAGATACTATGGATACTATGAAAAGGCCATTGGAATCTACACCCATGTTTCTGATCAGTATTCGGTCTTTAACACAAAAGCTATTTCCTGTGGACCCAGAGAAGCACTTTATGTGTTGGATGGATTATTAGAAAATAACACGATCCTCAAGCCACTAAAACATACTACAGATACCGCAGGATACACCGAAATTATATTTGCCCTCTGTCATCTACTAGGCTATTATTTTATGCCCAGGATCAGGGATCTCAAAGACCAACAACTCTACAGAATTGATACCGATCATGAATTGGGAGTTTTCAGTCCTTTACTGAGCAAAAAGGCAAATCCTAAACTCATAGAGGAGCAATGGTCAGAGATGATTCGAGTGGCCAGGTCTTTACAACTAAGAACAGCTCCCGCCCATGTAGTTGTACAAAGACTGATGAATGCTTCCCCTGCTGATAATCTGGCTAAAGCATTCACCCATTTTGGCAGAATTATCAAGACCCAGTACATACTCAGATACATCTCTGATCCCAAGCTGAGGAGAAGTGTACAGTTGCAACTAAACAAAGGCGAATACAGACACAATCTCCCTCGAAAAATCTTTTTTGCCAATCAAGGGAAGTTCACCACAGGGGACTATACCGAGATTATGAATAAAGCTTCTTGCCTTAGCCTTGTCTCAAATGCTATTCTATATTGGAATACACAAAAAATCCAGCGTATCGTTCATAAAATGAGAAAGAACGGACAGATCATAGAAGATGATGTCCTAAAGCATATCTCTTTGCTACCCTATAAACATATCATTCCCAACGGCACATACTTTATCGATTAA
- a CDS encoding IS6 family transposase produces MSAFKYRHFQREIILQCVRWYCKYGISYRDLEEMMEERGVRVDHTTIYRWVQRYAPELEKQMRWYKKFSFSGSWRVDETYIKVKGVWKYLYRAVDKYGRTIDFYLSPTRNTKAAKRFLQKAIKGLKEWEQPYVINTDQNSTYGKAIKMLKEEHRLSASTEHRKAKYLNNIVEADHGKLKRLIKPTLGFKSMKTAYATIKGFETMRMFKKGQFDLFMYGAKSKLMGEIPLIDRQFDYF; encoded by the coding sequence ATGAGTGCCTTCAAATACCGTCATTTTCAGAGAGAAATTATTCTTCAATGTGTCCGTTGGTACTGCAAATACGGGATCAGCTATCGGGATCTTGAAGAAATGATGGAAGAGCGTGGAGTTAGGGTTGACCATACCACCATTTACAGGTGGGTACAGCGTTATGCTCCTGAACTGGAAAAGCAAATGCGTTGGTACAAAAAGTTCTCCTTCAGTGGATCGTGGCGAGTAGATGAAACCTATATCAAAGTAAAAGGAGTCTGGAAATATTTATATAGAGCTGTTGACAAATACGGAAGGACCATTGATTTTTATTTGTCTCCTACCCGGAATACAAAAGCAGCAAAACGTTTCCTACAGAAAGCAATCAAGGGGTTAAAGGAGTGGGAGCAGCCCTACGTGATCAACACAGATCAGAATTCTACCTATGGCAAAGCCATTAAAATGCTAAAGGAAGAGCATCGCTTGTCAGCATCTACAGAACATCGAAAAGCCAAGTACTTGAATAATATAGTTGAGGCTGATCATGGAAAACTCAAGCGACTGATTAAACCAACGTTGGGATTCAAATCCATGAAGACTGCTTATGCTACAATCAAAGGATTTGAGACCATGCGAATGTTCAAAAAGGGTCAGTTTGATCTGTTTATGTATGGAGCGAAAAGCAAACTCATGGGTGAAATCCCTCTCATAGACAGACAGTTTGATTATTTTTAA
- a CDS encoding IS6 family transposase, whose product MSAFKYRHFQREIILQCVRWYCKYGISYRDLEEMMEERGVRVDHTTIYRWVQRYAPELEKQMRWYKKFSFSGSWRVDETYIKVKGVWKYLYRAVDKYGRTIDFYLSPTRNTKTAKRFLQKAIKGLKEWEQPYVINTDQNSTYGKAIKMLKEEHRLSASTEHRKVKYLNNIVEADHGKLKRLIKPTLGFKSMKTAYATIKGFETMRMFKKGQFDLFMYGAKSKLMGEIRLIDRQFDYF is encoded by the coding sequence ATGAGTGCCTTCAAATACCGTCATTTTCAGAGAGAAATTATTCTTCAATGTGTCCGTTGGTACTGCAAATACGGGATCAGCTATCGGGATCTTGAAGAAATGATGGAAGAGCGTGGAGTTAGGGTTGACCATACCACCATTTACAGGTGGGTACAGCGTTATGCTCCTGAACTGGAAAAGCAAATGCGTTGGTACAAAAAGTTCTCCTTCAGTGGATCGTGGCGAGTAGATGAAACCTATATCAAAGTAAAAGGAGTCTGGAAATATTTATATAGAGCTGTTGACAAATACGGAAGGACCATTGATTTTTATTTGTCTCCTACCCGGAATACAAAAACAGCAAAACGTTTCCTACAGAAAGCAATCAAGGGGTTAAAGGAGTGGGAGCAGCCCTACGTGATCAACACAGATCAGAATTCTACCTATGGCAAAGCCATTAAAATGCTAAAGGAAGAGCATCGCTTGTCAGCATCTACAGAACATCGAAAAGTCAAGTACTTGAATAATATAGTTGAGGCTGATCATGGAAAACTCAAGCGACTGATTAAACCAACGTTGGGATTCAAATCCATGAAGACTGCTTATGCTACAATCAAAGGATTTGAGACCATGCGAATGTTCAAAAAGGGTCAGTTTGATCTGTTTATGTATGGAGCGAAAAGCAAACTCATGGGTGAAATCCGTCTCATAGACAGACAGTTTGATTATTTTTAA
- a CDS encoding HNH endonuclease — protein sequence MQQSPYIWERIWQWACRRHPNKNKHWIGRKYFRLQGTKGWALKAKVGEQTLALLQAYQIPIKRYVKIKKDANPYDLSWEEYFEKRAERKVKEALRNGMLRKLWEQQSGKCGLCRERITLDTFWETHHILPKHLGGKYILRNLVMLHPECHKRVHAEKLRVEKPGQVTTLP from the coding sequence TTGCAACAGAGCCCCTATATCTGGGAGAGAATTTGGCAATGGGCATGCAGGCGACATCCGAATAAAAACAAGCACTGGATTGGAAGAAAGTATTTTCGTTTACAGGGAACAAAAGGCTGGGCCTTAAAGGCTAAAGTAGGCGAGCAAACGCTGGCCTTACTTCAAGCTTACCAAATCCCCATCAAACGATATGTGAAAATCAAAAAGGATGCAAATCCCTATGATCTAAGCTGGGAAGAATACTTTGAGAAGCGGGCAGAAAGAAAGGTGAAAGAGGCCCTTAGGAATGGAATGCTAAGAAAGCTTTGGGAACAGCAATCAGGAAAGTGCGGGCTTTGCAGGGAAAGGATTACTTTGGATACCTTTTGGGAAACCCATCATATCCTCCCCAAACATCTGGGAGGAAAGTATATCCTTCGTAATCTGGTGATGTTGCATCCTGAGTGCCACAAAAGAGTGCATGCCGAGAAGTTACGTGTTGAAAAGCCGGGTCAGGTTACTACACTACCCTGA
- a CDS encoding FG-GAP-like repeat-containing protein, whose translation MKNIYLSLFLVSLIIPGMTQSFQRVDQQAGLNLVTNNHGVSVADYDLDGDLDIFFVGIPSFELSDENTWSRLMRNMGDGSFQDVTLEAGFDKQFINYGVPAARGEKMGASWGDYDNDGYPDIFLTNSRKDQLYHNNGDGTFTDVTSDAGVDGCLECYSGSGLWWDQDRDGDLDLFVSMLNDENIMYKNLGNGTFEDITEEMGMGGFGITWTSVALDVNNDGFLDLYNINDTQPNQLWISKGGLRFEEAGTAYRVNDEGAGMGIAIGDYNNDGNFDMYITNIYEHHPNPLYHNTGQHRFSDKAESLGVENSGWGWGTEFFDYDHDGDEDLFAVNGPIDKLFGEGQESVNNFFFKNMLMEGSNIFDDWSTESGTADTTGAKGLEVFDFDNDGDLDILVANMRTSPFLYRNSLITNSTPSTANWLKIQLEGTISNKNAFGTKLIAKANGQTYHRYYHGASLFSQSIQPVHFGLGNASQVEELIIHWNSGLKDTLKNIALNQTLKILETPGDPSEIPIVPVFTQKQEVYAYPNPFESSATLHFEMPTAGDLEVRIFSSSGQRVFNHTFAFEGSGILEIPWGGESIQEVPAGIYYYRAVFTTVLKKQKFEGKILKR comes from the coding sequence ATGAAAAATATTTACCTCAGCTTATTTCTGGTCAGCCTGATTATTCCTGGAATGACTCAATCCTTTCAAAGAGTAGACCAGCAGGCGGGACTAAATCTTGTAACAAATAACCATGGTGTTTCAGTAGCTGACTATGACCTCGATGGGGATTTGGATATATTTTTTGTGGGGATACCTTCTTTTGAGCTCAGCGATGAAAATACATGGTCACGATTGATGCGTAATATGGGTGACGGAAGTTTTCAGGATGTTACCTTAGAAGCGGGTTTTGATAAGCAATTTATCAATTACGGGGTTCCAGCTGCCAGAGGAGAGAAAATGGGGGCATCATGGGGAGACTATGACAATGATGGATATCCCGATATCTTTCTGACCAACAGCCGCAAAGACCAGCTTTATCATAATAATGGCGATGGAACCTTTACAGATGTTACTTCGGATGCTGGTGTTGATGGATGTCTTGAATGCTACAGTGGTAGTGGCCTTTGGTGGGACCAAGACCGTGATGGAGATTTGGACCTCTTTGTCAGTATGCTAAACGATGAGAATATTATGTACAAAAATCTGGGTAATGGGACTTTTGAGGATATTACGGAAGAAATGGGGATGGGAGGTTTTGGGATTACCTGGACAAGTGTAGCGCTAGATGTAAATAATGACGGATTTCTGGATCTTTATAATATAAATGATACCCAGCCTAACCAACTTTGGATTAGTAAAGGAGGGCTTCGTTTTGAAGAAGCAGGAACGGCCTATCGAGTCAATGATGAAGGCGCTGGAATGGGTATCGCCATAGGGGATTACAACAATGATGGGAATTTTGATATGTATATAACCAATATCTATGAGCATCACCCCAATCCTCTTTATCATAATACTGGCCAACATAGGTTCTCGGACAAAGCAGAATCCTTGGGTGTAGAAAACAGTGGATGGGGATGGGGAACAGAATTTTTTGATTATGACCATGATGGAGATGAAGATCTATTTGCTGTCAATGGGCCGATAGATAAGCTTTTTGGAGAGGGGCAGGAATCTGTCAATAATTTCTTTTTTAAAAATATGTTGATGGAAGGGAGCAACATATTTGATGACTGGTCTACAGAATCCGGAACTGCCGATACAACCGGTGCCAAAGGATTGGAGGTTTTTGATTTTGATAATGATGGCGATTTAGATATCCTCGTTGCCAATATGCGAACTTCTCCTTTTTTATACCGGAATTCACTTATCACGAATTCTACCCCTTCTACCGCTAACTGGCTAAAAATCCAATTGGAAGGAACCATTTCTAATAAAAACGCATTTGGAACAAAATTGATAGCAAAAGCGAATGGACAAACGTATCATCGATATTATCATGGTGCTAGCTTGTTCAGTCAAAGCATCCAACCTGTTCATTTTGGACTAGGTAATGCAAGTCAGGTAGAGGAGTTAATTATTCATTGGAATTCAGGCTTAAAGGATACGCTAAAAAATATAGCGCTTAACCAAACCTTAAAAATCTTGGAAACTCCAGGAGATCCTTCCGAAATACCTATAGTTCCTGTTTTTACACAAAAGCAGGAAGTTTATGCTTATCCCAATCCTTTTGAATCATCTGCAACTCTTCATTTCGAAATGCCAACTGCGGGAGACCTTGAGGTCAGAATATTTTCATCTTCTGGGCAGCGTGTTTTTAATCATACATTTGCGTTTGAAGGTTCAGGCATTCTGGAAATCCCATGGGGAGGTGAGTCTATCCAGGAAGTGCCTGCAGGTATTTATTATTATCGAGCAGTTTTTACAACAGTCTTGAAAAAGCAAAAGTTTGAAGGGAAGATTCTTAAACGATGA
- a CDS encoding RagB/SusD family nutrient uptake outer membrane protein translates to MKNKISIKSFLFLCLLGVMGLGCSEEFLDFQPKGVISDAELNTPENAEKMVIAAYAGLGNDGLLSNQYGDMWAWGTVRADDGYKGGGGIGDQFDSHTTELFSLNTANNFNSNHNWATIYAALSRTNDAMRRVKQLTEAEYPLKNERLAEMRFIRGHLEFILKILYKFPVFISDDVDKAEVINLTNRELTDQEGWAYIADEFRAGVADLPDTQAEEGRPTKNAARAYLAKVLLYKAYVQDESHQVVSITQSELQEVVSLIEAIEGTGEYALFDDYAKNFLWEFESGVESVWAIMRSIDDGSPEGRGNLSTGLTSSLGPGYGCCSFNQPSQNLVNAFKTDANGLPLFDTYDNAPEIATGVDMLANSMDPRVAHTAGIPGMPFKYDPNRIYDSTYSRVPGVYGYYMGMKDQELPTSPAFRQYTAFFSIARNTDQIRYGDLLLMKAEALIELNRLDEALNIINAIRERAIAPESLSRIADADGNPTGNWNVGTYATLGSQENARKILRWERRLELAFESKRFFDLVRWGIAEETMNAYFESEKNRKDYLKDGRFTAGRDEYLAIPQQQITVSQGTYVQNPGYN, encoded by the coding sequence ATGAAAAATAAAATAAGTATTAAATCCTTCCTTTTCCTCTGTTTATTGGGGGTAATGGGATTGGGTTGTTCAGAGGAGTTTCTGGACTTTCAACCCAAAGGGGTGATTTCTGACGCGGAACTCAATACCCCTGAGAATGCAGAAAAAATGGTGATTGCTGCTTATGCAGGATTAGGGAACGACGGCCTTTTGTCGAATCAGTATGGAGACATGTGGGCATGGGGAACGGTTCGTGCAGACGATGGATACAAAGGAGGTGGGGGTATTGGCGACCAGTTTGATTCCCATACCACGGAGTTGTTTTCTCTGAATACAGCGAATAATTTTAATAGCAATCACAACTGGGCGACTATCTACGCGGCTCTTTCTCGTACAAACGATGCGATGAGACGGGTCAAGCAATTGACTGAAGCTGAGTATCCGCTGAAAAACGAACGATTGGCAGAAATGCGATTTATCAGAGGGCATTTAGAATTCATTCTCAAAATATTGTACAAATTCCCGGTTTTCATTAGTGATGATGTTGATAAGGCAGAAGTAATCAATCTTACTAACAGAGAGCTGACCGACCAGGAGGGCTGGGCATACATTGCAGATGAATTCAGAGCTGGTGTTGCTGACTTACCAGATACACAGGCTGAGGAAGGAAGACCAACCAAAAATGCAGCAAGGGCCTATCTCGCGAAAGTATTGTTATATAAAGCCTATGTTCAAGATGAGAGTCACCAGGTAGTCAGTATTACCCAATCAGAACTTCAAGAGGTTGTTAGCCTTATTGAAGCCATCGAGGGCACGGGAGAGTATGCTTTATTTGATGATTATGCAAAAAATTTCCTATGGGAATTTGAAAGTGGAGTTGAATCCGTATGGGCCATTATGAGATCTATTGATGATGGATCGCCTGAAGGCCGTGGCAATCTTTCTACAGGTTTGACTTCTAGTTTGGGCCCAGGTTATGGATGTTGTTCCTTTAATCAACCTTCACAAAACCTTGTGAATGCGTTTAAAACGGATGCTAATGGATTGCCTTTGTTTGATACCTATGACAATGCTCCTGAAATTGCAACAGGAGTAGATATGCTGGCCAATTCTATGGATCCACGAGTTGCCCATACTGCAGGAATCCCCGGAATGCCCTTTAAATATGACCCTAATAGGATTTATGATTCTACCTATAGCCGAGTACCTGGTGTATATGGCTACTATATGGGAATGAAGGATCAGGAACTGCCAACCTCACCTGCTTTTCGCCAGTATACTGCCTTCTTTAGCATTGCGCGTAATACTGACCAAATTAGGTACGGAGATTTACTATTAATGAAAGCGGAAGCCCTAATTGAATTGAATCGATTAGATGAGGCATTGAATATCATTAATGCTATTCGTGAAAGAGCGATTGCACCTGAAAGTCTCTCTCGCATAGCTGATGCCGATGGTAATCCTACAGGTAACTGGAATGTTGGAACTTACGCAACATTGGGCTCTCAGGAAAATGCCCGGAAAATCTTGCGGTGGGAACGCCGTCTGGAATTAGCTTTTGAATCTAAAAGGTTCTTTGACCTTGTAAGATGGGGCATTGCAGAGGAAACCATGAATGCCTATTTCGAAAGTGAGAAAAACAGAAAGGATTACTTGAAAGACGGAAGATTTACCGCTGGAAGGGATGAATATTTAGCCATCCCACAACAGCAGATCACCGTGAGTCAGGGTACATATGTCCAAAATCCAGGATATAACTAA